Below is a window of Gossypium hirsutum isolate 1008001.06 chromosome A12, Gossypium_hirsutum_v2.1, whole genome shotgun sequence DNA.
tatattttaaatattttattatacttaaattataatttaataatattttatatttatttaaaaatattttaattaacttatttttatatattaaataaataaaaccgcatgagtaaaatttaatatataatattttaaaattttaaacacaatCTAGATGCAAAAACAAGTTTTTTAATATACTTCTTAATCAttcattaaacatacatttcacggTCATGAATTCCATTCGGATAATCCGTACCAAACATTAATGGATTAGCCTTTTCTAAGCCCATGTTAGCAAAATAGTGGGCAACTCTATTTTCTGATCCACGTTCCAAAAGGAAAGATACAAGCAACAATAACTTGATGATACTCaacaaaaaaataatgaataaaaattgagaaaccaaatcatgttaaaaattaaagtacaaaAGTTAGGGACCAAAAGTAAAATTTGACCAttgtttattctaaaaaaaatataaagcaaAAAGCTGTATAATTGTACACCTGTCATGAATGGAATGCCTCTATATACCAAGTAcagaaaaaataactaaattgatatttttggtcatttaagtGAATAAATGAGCTTGAAATGGAAAGAGTAAATACTACAAAGTCAAATCCCACGTCATAATATAAATGAGATCGTCAACATTTATCATACTCAAATCTACATGACGCTTGCGCGGGCCCAGCACTCATCAATCAAAATTGCATCAAAGGAAGACAAAGCTAATTATAACAAAATTAAGATCTTACCATAGGTATTGTAATGAGCTGGGGTCTTCTCTAATTAACTGATGTGTACTCAACTTTTTTTTCACATTGATTTGCATTGCAATTTAAAAGTAATCCTAGTGGCAATAGAGCTTGATTGATGAATCAGCACCAGCAGTGAATAACCAGGGCTGCCTTGGATGGAACTTACAGTCCATTACTCCTGCAATCAACACCACATTTACTTACCTACTGCCCATACATAACTTCAAACAAGAAACCAAGTATATGCACCTAGATTGTCGTCTTAACTTGATATCCAAACCCAGTAGTAAAAGGATAACTTACCTCTTCCATCATAACTAGTATGCCCTCTCAGAATTTCCAACGGTACAATTAGCGGATTCTGGTTAAGATCAGCATAAACCATGCCATGAAAGATGTAGGCCGTGCAATCATCCGAGCATGATGCAAATAGCGGGTATGAGCGATGGAATGCCACTTTAGTAATGTCTTTAGGATGACACCTGAAATGTCCAAAAATAAATGTGAagtataaaacaaagaaaaaagactAGCCTAAAAATTCTCAAATGGAATTTAATGACTTCACCAATCGGCAAAAGAACTTGATCAATGCCTATCTATAGCAGTTTCACAAGATAGAAGAAATTATATAGAATTAAAAGCAATGTTTCTAGTTTCAAGAGAATCATTGTCACATACTTGAGAGTTTTGTAAGGTTTTGATGACAGATCCATGTCAAACCAACACAATTTTCCCTCTTTGCTTCCTACAATTAAATTATCACCTACAGAAGAAACAGGcatcatatattattttaagaaaGCTGATAGTAGGGGGGAAGAAGGAAAAGAGAGTAGCAACAAattaaagaggaaaaaaatacCAGCAGGATGAACAGCAATTGATGAAACTTCACGCAGTTGAGTCTCAAGCTTTTTTATTAGCTTTTGCTTCAACAAGTCATACACACGAACATTCTTCTTTGTTGCAACGAAAAAGATAGAACGAGTAGGATGAAAAACTGATGATACTGGGAGCCCATGGAGCTTAAAAGGTAATCGCTGAGTAAGCCTTTTAGAGAGCTGATGAATGAGAATTGCTCTTGATTCTCGTGATAAACAAGTTAAGAAACCAATGAAATGACCAAAAGAATCATATGGGAGCAAAAATCTCTTATGTGCAGAAGCAATATCTTAAGATTAGAAGACCTGATCAAAGATCAGCAACAGCAAAGAAATATATCCAAAAGAAATGAGAAGACTTCAGGAAACAGCCCCAAATTGTTCTTTTCACAAAGACTACTACATATGACATCAATTAATGCTTAAAATAGACCCAAAATTATAAAGTTAATAAGATGAGATTAAAAAAAGGATATCTGCTGGCATCACTGTAGAAAGATAATCTCCTTTACGATGCCATTCTATTGAAGATACAGTCTGCAAAACCATATCCAAGCAAATTATTATCATTTACGTATAAAACCTTCCAACTGGTCTCAATTTCAGCATTACTAGATAATTTTGAATACACCTAAAGAGGAAGGGACGGAACCAAGTACCCTATAATGCCTTAGTCTGATGCAGTCATACTTTTCATCTTGAATCCAGCTTAAGAAAGATGACATATCATCTGTGCATTAAAGTAACATTTTCCAGAGTCAGACCATATCCATTTTATTATATGCATGGGGAAGAATATATGTTTCAAACAGACCAGAATCATCAGAGGTAGGTGTTCCAATATGTAGAAGTTCCTTAACTCTTTTCTGTTCCTCCTCATTCCCAAATCCAGTGTTCAAAATAAGTACATCAGCTCCCCTATCAAATATTAGTGTATTAGCATGGAACGCATAAACACTGCTTCATTTGATAAAAACAGGCAGTGAAAAAGAAGATACAAAAAGCATAGAGTGATATCAATACTGCAATTACGATCTAATCAGTCTTACACTGAAGCTGCAAGAACAGGAAGCTCTGGCAAAGGATTCCATGCAACAAGCTGAACAGCTTCACCAATCTCCCAAACTCTAAGACATCTACCAGTCTCTACCTCCCAAATCCGCACAGTTCCATCCTTAGAACCTTTGCAAACAAAAGCAATTATCAAACGCTTGTGTACTGGTTTTATATTTGTGATAGGAATcatttaatactttgataacaaATTGTAGTTTATAAATGTTCATACCAGAAGCAATCCATTGCCCTGAAGGTTCCACAGATATTGACAAAACTGCACCCTCATGACCTCTATACTCGAGATAACATGTAGATGGGTAAGGCCTGAGATCATTTCGACGAGGTAACTTGGGCTTGAGCGATTCAGGGTCGATATTAATCTGAAGCATAGATAAGGGCAATTCAGATTAACTTGGTTGATATGAGAAAAGAGAACTGTAGAGGAGAATTCACAATTATGTCAGAAAACCATTAAGATTTCCTCCAAACAGAAACTCAGACTTACACGTTTCTTCCGTACTCTAGGGCACAAGTATAGATCCAAGCATCGTTCAAATGAGTCCTTGATAGCATTCTCATATGCCGGGATGCTTCTAAAGGATGTGAACCTAAGCATATCAACATGATTAGTATGCTAGATCTAACATACAAGTGAGTAAATACTTTCAAGTCAAATTGTAATTAACAAATAATGATTTAGTATATTACTTTTTAGGAATAAATTTAGGGCGATCTTCTTCGTACAGCAGCTGATAAGAGTTGATCTCTTCTTGTGTTGGTATGTATTCTAAAGAAGGATTATATGATTCCTCATGACCTGAAAATTGATAAGAGCAAAGCTTTCGTAAGAGCTCAAATAGCATAGCAAAATGTAAGTTTAAACAACATGGCCCAAGGTCAAACCTGGCAATTTAGGTTTAGGAGGGGGAATGTAAGCCAAATGCTTAGTCCTATCAGCTGAGCTTGAATCATCTCCCCAGAGGCGATAAAAACGAGGTTCTTCTTTCGGCTGGTCAAACTTTATTAATCCTTTACGAATTGCCCTAACATACTCAACAACCTGTAGACTCACAATTCAACCATTAAGAAAAACAGAACAACATTCACCCTTATGAACAATTTTGTCTTTCCTTTTCCTAGCAAATAATCATTACAAGTTTTTACTTCACAGATATAAATGAAGCTGGAAAAAAGCAGCTGCAGAGGGAGTTGGAGGGACAAGATTCTCACCCATCATCTGAAACCTATACATGTAAAGAATTACCTTTTTGCTCTCCCATTTTGAAGGAATAAACCGCCTCTTTGGTTCCGGAGCATTAGATAAAGGATGTTTCGCATCATCCCACTTAAACCAATCAACATAAGGCTGCAAGAAATGGCTATGAATTAACCTTGAGAATAAAGCCAAGACAATATCTAAGGCCAAATATCATCAATGCGTATGAACATGAGTAACATACCGCATATGGATCAAATTCAGCATGTGGTGCCTTCCCTTTGAGCAATCTACGAATATGTTTGATCTCTTCTTTAGTCAGCTCAACTTCCTCATCATTATATTCATCATAAATCTTGCGCCTGAAGGAAACAACATTCAGTGGTGTAAATGAATGTATGATGCAATATGCCATCAGAGTTAAAATGTACTTAGCaaacattatttaattaataaatagaaaaaaaaaatttaagtaaaagaagCACCCAGTAACACTCATTGTGTGAGACAATAATTTCCCAACTGTAGCAACTTAGCTTCCATGTACTTATTGGACAAAAAGAAACTGAGACTGAAATGTATGTGTATAAAGGCAGAGACCCATTACT
It encodes the following:
- the LOC107931324 gene encoding ribosome biogenesis protein BOP1 homolog, which produces MSHQESQKLDNVNPLETRVEDVIERGDNDFLDDNHDQDEHSESSQSHQAVDESDSSEDEVAPRNTIGDVPLEWYKDEKHIGYDIAGRKITKKERRDKLDSFLASADDSKNWRKIYDEYNDEEVELTKEEIKHIRRLLKGKAPHAEFDPYAPYVDWFKWDDAKHPLSNAPEPKRRFIPSKWESKKVVEYVRAIRKGLIKFDQPKEEPRFYRLWGDDSSSADRTKHLAYIPPPKPKLPGHEESYNPSLEYIPTQEEINSYQLLYEEDRPKFIPKKFTSFRSIPAYENAIKDSFERCLDLYLCPRVRKKRINIDPESLKPKLPRRNDLRPYPSTCYLEYRGHEGAVLSISVEPSGQWIASGSKDGTVRIWEVETGRCLRVWEIGEAVQLVAWNPLPELPVLAASVGADVLILNTGFGNEEEQKRVKELLHIGTPTSDDSDDMSSFLSWIQDEKYDCIRLRHYRTVSSIEWHRKGDYLSTVMPAGESRAILIHQLSKRLTQRLPFKLHGLPVSSVFHPTRSIFFVATKKNVRVYDLLKQKLIKKLETQLREVSSIAVHPAGDNLIVGSKEGKLCWFDMDLSSKPYKTLKCHPKDITKVAFHRSYPLFASCSDDCTAYIFHGMVYADLNQNPLIVPLEILRGHTSYDGRGVMDCKFHPRQPWLFTAGADSSIKLYCH